The following coding sequences are from one Lolium rigidum isolate FL_2022 chromosome 6, APGP_CSIRO_Lrig_0.1, whole genome shotgun sequence window:
- the LOC124661188 gene encoding FBD-associated F-box protein At1g66310-like — MGNILNQILANTTRHPKQNYQARTADDQFRLSSILFCRATLEHTRCVYNKGVSDSHFELWSVLVSRALSGQARRIYKEATNDYFRLLSLLVCRAISECIRRKLIVYEKGVAIDRFQLWRILICRTMSYFIRHKTIYEKRIADAQFQLLTLSICKAISDYLCCRPICKNEISVDWFVNLPEDVLRTILSKLPLDEVIRTGVLSSKWRCLWTVCPKLCFDGITMFGKNMHNKKIKHSTQKFIDNVNTVLQQCHGRVVEELGVKFEFDTMLVDHLNSWIRFAVSSHAKFLAFDLKPSGLEALSCPQYIFPFQLLDNSSISRLQHIQLCFVSVKPPAQFSGFPNLAKLCLSRVHVSSKDLHHMLSSCCNLEWLSIGQCYQLGGELKVDSPLSHLLYLNIAFSELTRIEFHAVELRTFVYEGPPVPIHLNKSTGLENADIHFIGVTIEDAVSALNSVLINVQNLTMKVHVRPRKLPCVLENSHSFSQLKNLQLKLLFHYDIDSLSLVKFLGATPFIEKLEMHFTSLFGFFYVERKTIRRFEHEQKYLKDVSITGFKASIGQVELLVHIVENTPALDVLTIDQSDIFRKEDAGQEEADDNMDERYGVIRAYIEGKVSPECFVRLI, encoded by the exons ATGGGGAATATTCTGAACCAGATCCTTGCAAATACTACACGCCATCCGAAACAAAACTACCAAGCCAGAACAGCAGATGACCAGTTTAGACTGTCGAGTATTCTGTTCTGTAGAGCTACATTGGAACACACACGTTGTGTCTACAACAAGGGGGTATCAGATAGCCATTTTGAACTGTGGAGCGTTCTTGTTTCCAGAGCTCTGTCGGGACAAGCCCGCCGTATCTACAAGGAGGCCACAAATGATTATTTTCGGCTTCTGAGTCTTCTGGTTTGCAGAGCTATATCAGAATGCATACGCCGTAAGCTAATAGTATATGAGAAGGGGGTGGCGATCGACCGATTTCAGCTGTGGAGGATTCTGATTTGTAGAACTATGTCGTACTTCATTAGGCACAAGACAATCTATGAGAAGAGAATAGCAGATGCTCAATTTCAACTGTTGACCCTTTCAATATGCAAAGCTATATCAGACTACCTCTGCTGCAGACCAATCTGTAAAAATGAAATATCAGTTGATTGGTTTGTAAATCTTCCTGAG GATGTGCTACGCACAATTTTATCAAAACTGCCTCTCGATGAGGTTATAAGGACTGGTGTTCTGTCAAGCAAATGGAGATGTTTGTGGACAGTTTGTCCTAAACTATGTTTTGATGGCATTACAATGTTTGGCAAGAACATGCATAATAAGAAAATAAAACATAGTACACAAAAGTTTATTGACAATGTTAATACAGTCTTACAACAGTGCCATGGAAGGGTAGTTGAAGAGCTTGgtgtcaaatttgaatttgacacCATGCTGGTTGACCATCTTAATAGTTGGATTAGATTTGCTGTATCATCGCATGCAAAGTTTCTAGCTTTTGATTTAAAACCTTCTGGGTTGGAAGCTCTCAGCTGTCCTCAGTACATATTCCCTTTCCAACTTTTAGACAACAGTAGCATATCTCGTCTGCAGCATATTCAACTTTGCTTCGTGTCTGTCAAACCACCCGCACAGTTCAGTGGTTTCCCAAACCTTGCAAAGCTCTGTCTTAGCAGAGTGCATGTTAGTTCAAAGGATCTTCATCATATGTTGTCCAGTTGTTGTAATCTTGAGTGGTTGAGTATTGGCCAATGCTATCAGCTTGGTGGTGAACTAAAGGTCGATAGTCCACTTTCCCATCTTCTATACTTGAATATTGCGTTTTCTGAGCTAACGAGGATCGAGTTTCATGCTGTGGAACTGAGAACTTTTGTGTACGAAGGTCCGCCGGTACCTATTCACCTCAATAAATCTACGGGACTAGAAAATGCAGATATACATTTTATTGGAGTAACTATTGAGGATGCTGTGTCTGCACTAAATAGTGTGCTCATAAATGTGCAAAATCTGACCATGAAAGTTCATGTCAGACCACGGAAG CTACCATGTGTGTTGGAAAATTCACACAGTTTTTCTCAGTTGAAGAATTTGCAACTCAAGCTGCTTTTCCACTACGATATCGACAGCCTATCTTTGGTTAAATTTCTTGGAGCTACTCCGTTCATCGAAAAGTTAGAGATGCAT TTCACCAGTCTTTTTGGGTTTTTCTATGTGGAGAGAAAAACTATAAGGAGATTTGAGCATGAACAGAAGTATCTAAAGGACGTGTCTATCACAGGATTTAAAGCATCCATTGGCCAAGTTGAATTGCTTGTGCACATTGTGGAAAATACCCCTGCATTGGATGTGTTGACCATCGATCAGTCAGATATATTTAGGAAGGAAGATGCTGGACAAGAAGAAGCAGACGATAACATGGATGAACGTTATGGAGTTattagagcatatattgaaggaAAGGTTTCACCTGAATGTTTCGTGAGATTAATTTAG